One Ricinus communis isolate WT05 ecotype wild-type chromosome 2, ASM1957865v1, whole genome shotgun sequence DNA segment encodes these proteins:
- the LOC8260863 gene encoding uncharacterized protein LOC8260863 isoform X2, which translates to MERVRTILTHTYPYPHEHSRHAIIAVVVGCLFFISSDNMHTLVEKLDNNVKWWSMYACLLGFFYFFSSPFLEKTIKPSYSNFSRWYIAWILIAALYHLPSFQSMGLDLRMNLSLFLTIYVSSILFLLVFHIIFVGLWYVGLVSRVAAKKPEILTILQNCAVLSVACCVFYSHCGNRAILRDRPLARKNSSWFTFWKKEERNTWLANLIRMNELKDQFCSSWFAPVGSASDYPLLSKWVIYGELGCNGSGCAGSSDEISPIYSLWATFIGLYIANYVVERSTGWALSHPLSVQEYEKLKAKQMKPDFLDMVPWYSGTSADLFKTVFDLLVSVTVFVGRFDMRMMQAAMTKVEDGAEQRDLLYDHFSEKEDLWFDFMADTGDGGNSSYTVARLLAQPSILTRGESVRSLPRGKLLLIGGDLAYPNPSAFTYEKRLFCPFEYALQPPPWYKQEHIATNKPELPVGVSELKQYDGPQCFIIPGNHDWFDGLHTFMRYICHKSWLGGWFMPQKKSYFALQLPNRWWVFGLDLALHNDIDVYQFKFFSELIKEKVGENDSVIIMTHEPNWLLDWYWDGVSGKNVSHLICTYLKGRCKLRIAGDLHHYMRHSYVPSDGPVHVQHLLVNGCGGAFLHPTHVFSNFKELYGTKYETKAAYPSLEDSSRIALGNILKFRKKNWQFDFIGGIIYFILSFSMFPQCKLNHILQADTFSGQLRSFFGTAWNSFMYVLEHSYVSLAGVVVLLIVAIAFVPPKVSRKKQAIIGILHVSAHLASALILMLLLELGVEMCIRHNLLATSGYHTLYQWYRSVESEHFPDPTGLRSRIEQWTFGLYPACIKYLMSAFDVPEVMAVTRSNICKKGIESLSRGGAVIYYASVFLYFWVFSTPVVSLVFGSYLYICINWFHLHFDEAFSSLRIANYKSFTRFHINKDGDLEVFTLAVDKIPKDWKLDSKWDGEEKQPQQLSHQRRYPSKWRAATSQQDPLNTVKIVDSFVIRRTENPNTGASNGSVIH; encoded by the exons ATGGAGAGGGTGAGGACTATTTTGACACATACTTATCCTTACCCGCATGAACATTCTCGTCATGCCATCATTGCTGTGGTTGTGGGTTGTCTGTTCTTTATATCTTCAGATAATATGCATACTCTAGTAGAAAAGCTCGACAACAATGTTAAGTGGTGGTCAATGTATGCCTGCCTACttggtttcttttatttcttttcttcaccGTTTCTAGAGAAGACTATCAAACCCagctattcaaatttcagcCGGTG GTACATAGCTTGGATTTTAATTGCAGCTCTGTATCATCTCCCCAGTTTTCAGTCAATGGGACTTGATTTAAGGATGAATTTATCCTTATTTTTGACTATATATGTCTCTTCCATTCTGTTTCTTCTTGTCTTCCACATTATTTTTGTCGGCCTCTGGTATGTTGGTCTTGTTTCTCGTGTTGCTGCAAAGAAGCCAGAGATTTTGACCATTTTACAAAATTGTGCA GTTCTTAGCGTAGCTTGCTGTGTATTTTATAGTCACTGCGGTAATCGTGCTATCTTGAGAGATAGACCACTTGCAAGGAAGAATTCTAGTTGGTTTACATTTTGgaaaaaggaagagagaaaCACATGGCTCGCAAACCTCATTCGCATGAATGAATTAAAAGATCAATTCTGTTCATCTTGGTTTGCTCCTGTTGGGTCAGCCAGTGATTATCCACTTTTATCCAAGTGGGTTATTTATGGGGAG TTAGGTTGCAACGGCAGTGGATGTGCAGGTTCATCTGATGAGATCTCTCCTATATACTCATTATGGGCCACTTTTATTGGACTCTACATCGCCAATTATGTCGTAGAAAGATCGACGGG GTGGGCTCTTTCTCACCCATTGTCGGTGCAGGAGTATGAGAAGTTGAAGGCCAAGCAGATGAAGCCTGATTTTCTGGATATGGTTCCTTGGTACTCAGG AACTTCGGCTGATTTATTCAAGACAGTCTTTGACCTCTTGGTATCAGTAACAGTATTTGTAGGTCGCTTTGACATGCGAATGATGCAG GCAGCAATGACCAAAGTTGAAGATGGAGCAGAGCAAAGAGATCTTTTGTACGATCATTTTAGTGAGAAGGAAGATCTATGGTTTGACTTCATGGCTGATACTGGTGATGGTGGGAACTCATCTTATACGGTAGCACGACTACTTGCTCAACCTTCTATTCTCACTAGAGGTGAATCTGTGCGTTCCCTACCACGTGGAAAATTACTTCTTATAGGAGGGGATCTTGC ATATCCGAATCCGTCAGCATTTACATATGAGAAGCGCCTCTTTTGCCCTTTTGAGTATGCTCTTCAGCCTCCACCATGGTATAAACAAGAGCATATAGCTACAAACAAGCCTGAATTACCTGTTGGGGTGTCTGAATTGAAGCAATATGATGGACCTCAGTGCTTTATCATTCCTGGAAACCATG ATTGGTTTGATGGACTTCATACTTTCATGAGGTACATATGTCACAAGAGCTGGTTGGGCGGGTGGTTTATGCCTCAGAAGAAGAGTTATTTTGCCTTGCAACTACCTAACCGATGGTGGGTTTTCGGTCTTGATCTAGCACTCCATAATGATATTGATGTGTACCAGTTCAAATTCTTTTCAGAACTAATAAAGGAGAAG GTTGGAGAAAATGACTCAGTGATCATCATGACTCATGAACCAAATTGGTTGCTCGATTGGTACTGGGATGGTGTTTCAGGAAAGAATGTCTCACACCTGATATGCACTTATTTAAAAGGAAGGTGTAAACTTCGTATAGCTGGGGACTTGCATCATTATATGCGTCATTCATATGTTCCATCGGATGGGCCTGTTCATGTGCAACATTTACTTGTAAATGGCTGCGGCGGTGCATTTTTACATCCTACTCATGTCTTTAGTAATTTCAAAGAACTATATGGAACTAAGTATGAGACCAAGGCTGCGTATCCTTCTTTAGAAGATTCAAgcagg ATAGCATTGGGAAATATTTTGAAGTTTAGAAAGAAGAACTGGCAATTTGACTTCATTGGGGGCattatatactttatattGAGCTTTTCTATGTTTCCACAG TGTAAGCTCAACCACATCTTGCAAGCTGATACATTTTCTGGCCAGTTGAGGAGTTTCTTTGGCACAGCGTGGAATTCGTTTATGTATGTGCTGGAACACTCTTATGTATCCTTGGCAGGTGTTGTGGTATTGCTCATTGTGGCAATTGCATTTGTCCCACCTAAAGTATCTCGGAAGAAACAGGCTATTATTGGGATTCTTCATGTTTCTGCACACCTGGCATCAGCTTTAATTCTTATGTTGCTCTTAGAACTGGGTGTTGAGATGTGTATTAGGCATAATCTACTAGCAACTTCAG gatATCACACTTTATATCAGTGGTACCGATCAGTGGAAAGTGAGCACTTTCCAGATCCTACTGGCCTTCGATCTCGCATAGAACAGTGGACGTTTGGCCTTTATCCAGCATGCATAAAATATCTCATGTCTGCATTTGATGTCCCTGAG GTCATGGCTGTCACACGGAGTAATATTTGCAAGAAAGGGATTGAGTCGCTTTCTAGAGGGGGTGCTGTCATCTATTATGCTTCTGTCTTCCTCTACTTCTGGGTCTTTTCAACGCCTGTTGTTTCTTTGGTTTTTGGAAGTTACTTGTACATCTGCATTAACTGGTTTCACTTACACTTTGATGAAGCCTTTTCTTCACTCCGAATTGCTAATTACAAATCTTTCACACGGTTCCACATTAATAAGGATGGTGATCTTGAAGTTTTCACCCTTGCAGTTGATAAG ATACCGAAGGACTGGAAATTGGATTCAAAATGGGATGGGGAAGAGAAGCAGCCGCAGCAGTTGAGCCACCAGCGACGTTATCCTAGTAAATGGCGGGCAGCTACTTCTCAGCAGGACCCACTAAATACTGTTAAAATAGTTGATAGCTTTGTTATTAGACGGACAGAGAATCCGAACACTGGAGCAAGTAATGGTTCAGTCATTCACTGA
- the LOC8278916 gene encoding uncharacterized protein LOC8278916 isoform X2, giving the protein MESTDSLVIKAPKKSPLVLRLVVLAFAMICGVYICSICLKQIGPHTTAKILNFEIFDQQCNKSDIEPWELPYVHYPKPNTFSREECACNPVRYFAILTMQRSGSGWFETLLNSHMNVSSNGEIFGKKERRANVSAIVKTLDKVYNLDWFSSAAKNECNAAVGFKWMLNQGVLEHHKGIVEYFNEKGVHAIFLFRRNLLRRMVSVIANSYDKSNKPLNGTHKSHVHSAAEAKVLAKYKPKINTTTLIADLKHVDDRAARAIGYFKSTRHIVVYYEDVVGNSTKLKEVQEFMRLPYRELTSRQVKIHSGNLLDQIQNSGEVQQVLKGTSYESFLQSDYQM; this is encoded by the exons ATGGAATCCACA GATTCATTGGTGATAAAGGCTCCTAAGAAATCTCCATTAGTTTTGAGATTGGTGGTGTTAGCCTTTGCTATGATCTGCGGAGTTTACATTTGTTCCATATGTTTAAAGCAAATAGGGCCACACACAACAGCCAAAATCTTAAACTTCGAGATATTCGATCAGCAATGCAATAAATCAGACATAGAGCCATGGGAACTTCCTTATGTGCATTACCCAAAACCCAATACATTTAGCAG GGAAGAATGTGCTTGCAATCCTGTAAGATACTTTGCCATATTGACGATGCAGAGATCCGGAAGTGGATGGTTCGAGACATTGTTGAACAGTCACATGAATGTTAGCTCTAATGGAGAAATCTttgggaaaaaagaaaggagagctAATGTTTCTGCAATTGTGAAAACATTGGATAAAGTATATAATCTTGACTGGTTTAGTAGTGCTGCGAAGAACGAGTGCAATGCTGCTGTTGGGTTCAAATGGATGCTTAATCAG GGCGTGTTGGAACATCACAAAGGTATAGTGGAATACTTCAATGAGAAAGGAGTTCATGCAATATTTCTATTCAGAAGGAATTTGCTCAGGAGAATGGTATCTGTGATTGCAAATTCCTATGACAAAAGTAATAAACCACTCAATGGAACCCACAAATCCCATGTTCACTCAGCAGCAGAG GCCAAGGTACTTGCAAAGTACAAGCCAAAAATAAATACGACCACATTAATAGCTGACCTGAAGCATGTAGACGACAGAGCTGCGAGGGCAATAGGATACTTCAAGAGCACTCGCCATATTGTGGTTTACTATGAAGATGTCGTAGGTAACAGCACG AAACTAAAAGAAGTTCAGGAGTTTATGAGGTTGCCTTATAGAGAGCTAACCAGCCGTCAAGTTAAGATACATAGCGGCAACTTGTTGGATCAAATTCAGAACTCGGGTGAGGTCCAGCAAGTACTCAAAGGAACATCTTATGAGAGTTTTCTTCAATCAGACTAtcaaatgtag
- the LOC8278916 gene encoding uncharacterized protein LOC8278916 isoform X1 translates to MAEDLCFFYKKDSLVIKAPKKSPLVLRLVVLAFAMICGVYICSICLKQIGPHTTAKILNFEIFDQQCNKSDIEPWELPYVHYPKPNTFSREECACNPVRYFAILTMQRSGSGWFETLLNSHMNVSSNGEIFGKKERRANVSAIVKTLDKVYNLDWFSSAAKNECNAAVGFKWMLNQGVLEHHKGIVEYFNEKGVHAIFLFRRNLLRRMVSVIANSYDKSNKPLNGTHKSHVHSAAEAKVLAKYKPKINTTTLIADLKHVDDRAARAIGYFKSTRHIVVYYEDVVGNSTKLKEVQEFMRLPYRELTSRQVKIHSGNLLDQIQNSGEVQQVLKGTSYESFLQSDYQM, encoded by the exons ATGGCTGAAGATTTATGTTTCTTCTACAAAAAG GATTCATTGGTGATAAAGGCTCCTAAGAAATCTCCATTAGTTTTGAGATTGGTGGTGTTAGCCTTTGCTATGATCTGCGGAGTTTACATTTGTTCCATATGTTTAAAGCAAATAGGGCCACACACAACAGCCAAAATCTTAAACTTCGAGATATTCGATCAGCAATGCAATAAATCAGACATAGAGCCATGGGAACTTCCTTATGTGCATTACCCAAAACCCAATACATTTAGCAG GGAAGAATGTGCTTGCAATCCTGTAAGATACTTTGCCATATTGACGATGCAGAGATCCGGAAGTGGATGGTTCGAGACATTGTTGAACAGTCACATGAATGTTAGCTCTAATGGAGAAATCTttgggaaaaaagaaaggagagctAATGTTTCTGCAATTGTGAAAACATTGGATAAAGTATATAATCTTGACTGGTTTAGTAGTGCTGCGAAGAACGAGTGCAATGCTGCTGTTGGGTTCAAATGGATGCTTAATCAG GGCGTGTTGGAACATCACAAAGGTATAGTGGAATACTTCAATGAGAAAGGAGTTCATGCAATATTTCTATTCAGAAGGAATTTGCTCAGGAGAATGGTATCTGTGATTGCAAATTCCTATGACAAAAGTAATAAACCACTCAATGGAACCCACAAATCCCATGTTCACTCAGCAGCAGAG GCCAAGGTACTTGCAAAGTACAAGCCAAAAATAAATACGACCACATTAATAGCTGACCTGAAGCATGTAGACGACAGAGCTGCGAGGGCAATAGGATACTTCAAGAGCACTCGCCATATTGTGGTTTACTATGAAGATGTCGTAGGTAACAGCACG AAACTAAAAGAAGTTCAGGAGTTTATGAGGTTGCCTTATAGAGAGCTAACCAGCCGTCAAGTTAAGATACATAGCGGCAACTTGTTGGATCAAATTCAGAACTCGGGTGAGGTCCAGCAAGTACTCAAAGGAACATCTTATGAGAGTTTTCTTCAATCAGACTAtcaaatgtag
- the LOC8278915 gene encoding probable inactive heme oxygenase 2, chloroplastic — MWSFSWIPSSASASASAPCKWGFMEPLVRNPLLLKLPLSQLQLPSKLSRRRGIVCCSNSSSSISTAAATNMGPPVIKKRKRYRKPYPGEKKGITEEMRFVAMRLRNVKGKYTHKSISSDDENDVVSNKEEKEESEGEGEGEGEGERWVANMEGFVKYLVNSKLVFDTVERIVDKSDDVSYTYFRRTGMERSAGLAQDLEWLSQQDIMIPEPSTPGVSYAKYLEELAEKNAPLFLCHFYNIYFSHLAGGQVIGRQVSEELLEGRELEFYRWEGDAQELLKGVRDNLNMLGEHWSRDVKNKCLKEATKSFRYLGQIVRLIIS; from the exons ATGTGGTCGTTCTCTTGGATACCTTCATCGGCATCGGCATCGGCATCGGCACCGTGTAAATGGGGCTTCATGGAGCCTCTTGTGCGGAATcctttattattaaaactcCCATTGTCTCAATTACAGCTTCCCAGCAAGCTttcaagaagaagaggaattGTGTGCTGCTCAAATTCCAGTTCTTCAATTtcaacagcagcagcaacgAACATGGGTCCTCCGGTCattaagaagagaaagaggTACAGGAAGCCATACCCAGGAGAGAAAAAGGGTATCACTGAAGAGATGAGATTCGTTGCCATGAGGCTTCGTAATGTTAAAGGCAAATACACTCACAAGTCCATCAGTAGCGATGACGAAAACGATGTCGTTTcgaataaagaagaaaaagaagagagtgaGGGTGAGGGTGAGGGTGAGGGTGAAGGTGAGAGATGGGTAGCCAATATGGAAGGGTTTGTTAAGTACCTAGTTAACAGTAAACTCGTTTTCGACACTGTGGAACGTATTGTTGATAAATCCGACGATGTTTCTt ATACCTATTTCAGAAGAACTGGGATGGAACGATCAGCGGGTCTTGCGCAAGACCTTGAGTGGCTTAGTCAACAGGATATTATGATCCCTGAACCTAGTACTCCGGGAGTCTCTTACGCCAAGTATTTGGAAGAGCTTGCTGAGAAGAATGCTCCCTTGTTCCTCTgccatttttataatatatatttctcacATTTAGCAGGTGGTCAAGTGATTGGAAGACAG GTCTCTGAGGAGCTCTTAGAAGGGAGAGAACTGGAATTCTATCGATGGGAGGGGGATGCCCAAGAATTGCTGAAGGGTGTACGTGACAACCTCAATATGCTTGGAGAG CATTGGTCTCGAGACGTTAAAAACAAATGTCTGAAAGAGGCAACAAAGTCATTCAGATATTTGGGGCAGATAGTCCGGTTGATCATCTCATGA
- the LOC8260863 gene encoding uncharacterized protein LOC8260863 isoform X1, whose protein sequence is MGSDRLLDNLRMERVRTILTHTYPYPHEHSRHAIIAVVVGCLFFISSDNMHTLVEKLDNNVKWWSMYACLLGFFYFFSSPFLEKTIKPSYSNFSRWYIAWILIAALYHLPSFQSMGLDLRMNLSLFLTIYVSSILFLLVFHIIFVGLWYVGLVSRVAAKKPEILTILQNCAVLSVACCVFYSHCGNRAILRDRPLARKNSSWFTFWKKEERNTWLANLIRMNELKDQFCSSWFAPVGSASDYPLLSKWVIYGELGCNGSGCAGSSDEISPIYSLWATFIGLYIANYVVERSTGWALSHPLSVQEYEKLKAKQMKPDFLDMVPWYSGTSADLFKTVFDLLVSVTVFVGRFDMRMMQAAMTKVEDGAEQRDLLYDHFSEKEDLWFDFMADTGDGGNSSYTVARLLAQPSILTRGESVRSLPRGKLLLIGGDLAYPNPSAFTYEKRLFCPFEYALQPPPWYKQEHIATNKPELPVGVSELKQYDGPQCFIIPGNHDWFDGLHTFMRYICHKSWLGGWFMPQKKSYFALQLPNRWWVFGLDLALHNDIDVYQFKFFSELIKEKVGENDSVIIMTHEPNWLLDWYWDGVSGKNVSHLICTYLKGRCKLRIAGDLHHYMRHSYVPSDGPVHVQHLLVNGCGGAFLHPTHVFSNFKELYGTKYETKAAYPSLEDSSRIALGNILKFRKKNWQFDFIGGIIYFILSFSMFPQCKLNHILQADTFSGQLRSFFGTAWNSFMYVLEHSYVSLAGVVVLLIVAIAFVPPKVSRKKQAIIGILHVSAHLASALILMLLLELGVEMCIRHNLLATSGYHTLYQWYRSVESEHFPDPTGLRSRIEQWTFGLYPACIKYLMSAFDVPEVMAVTRSNICKKGIESLSRGGAVIYYASVFLYFWVFSTPVVSLVFGSYLYICINWFHLHFDEAFSSLRIANYKSFTRFHINKDGDLEVFTLAVDKIPKDWKLDSKWDGEEKQPQQLSHQRRYPSKWRAATSQQDPLNTVKIVDSFVIRRTENPNTGASNGSVIH, encoded by the exons ATGGGTTCTGATAGGCTATTAGACAATCTCAGAATGGAGAGGGTGAGGACTATTTTGACACATACTTATCCTTACCCGCATGAACATTCTCGTCATGCCATCATTGCTGTGGTTGTGGGTTGTCTGTTCTTTATATCTTCAGATAATATGCATACTCTAGTAGAAAAGCTCGACAACAATGTTAAGTGGTGGTCAATGTATGCCTGCCTACttggtttcttttatttcttttcttcaccGTTTCTAGAGAAGACTATCAAACCCagctattcaaatttcagcCGGTG GTACATAGCTTGGATTTTAATTGCAGCTCTGTATCATCTCCCCAGTTTTCAGTCAATGGGACTTGATTTAAGGATGAATTTATCCTTATTTTTGACTATATATGTCTCTTCCATTCTGTTTCTTCTTGTCTTCCACATTATTTTTGTCGGCCTCTGGTATGTTGGTCTTGTTTCTCGTGTTGCTGCAAAGAAGCCAGAGATTTTGACCATTTTACAAAATTGTGCA GTTCTTAGCGTAGCTTGCTGTGTATTTTATAGTCACTGCGGTAATCGTGCTATCTTGAGAGATAGACCACTTGCAAGGAAGAATTCTAGTTGGTTTACATTTTGgaaaaaggaagagagaaaCACATGGCTCGCAAACCTCATTCGCATGAATGAATTAAAAGATCAATTCTGTTCATCTTGGTTTGCTCCTGTTGGGTCAGCCAGTGATTATCCACTTTTATCCAAGTGGGTTATTTATGGGGAG TTAGGTTGCAACGGCAGTGGATGTGCAGGTTCATCTGATGAGATCTCTCCTATATACTCATTATGGGCCACTTTTATTGGACTCTACATCGCCAATTATGTCGTAGAAAGATCGACGGG GTGGGCTCTTTCTCACCCATTGTCGGTGCAGGAGTATGAGAAGTTGAAGGCCAAGCAGATGAAGCCTGATTTTCTGGATATGGTTCCTTGGTACTCAGG AACTTCGGCTGATTTATTCAAGACAGTCTTTGACCTCTTGGTATCAGTAACAGTATTTGTAGGTCGCTTTGACATGCGAATGATGCAG GCAGCAATGACCAAAGTTGAAGATGGAGCAGAGCAAAGAGATCTTTTGTACGATCATTTTAGTGAGAAGGAAGATCTATGGTTTGACTTCATGGCTGATACTGGTGATGGTGGGAACTCATCTTATACGGTAGCACGACTACTTGCTCAACCTTCTATTCTCACTAGAGGTGAATCTGTGCGTTCCCTACCACGTGGAAAATTACTTCTTATAGGAGGGGATCTTGC ATATCCGAATCCGTCAGCATTTACATATGAGAAGCGCCTCTTTTGCCCTTTTGAGTATGCTCTTCAGCCTCCACCATGGTATAAACAAGAGCATATAGCTACAAACAAGCCTGAATTACCTGTTGGGGTGTCTGAATTGAAGCAATATGATGGACCTCAGTGCTTTATCATTCCTGGAAACCATG ATTGGTTTGATGGACTTCATACTTTCATGAGGTACATATGTCACAAGAGCTGGTTGGGCGGGTGGTTTATGCCTCAGAAGAAGAGTTATTTTGCCTTGCAACTACCTAACCGATGGTGGGTTTTCGGTCTTGATCTAGCACTCCATAATGATATTGATGTGTACCAGTTCAAATTCTTTTCAGAACTAATAAAGGAGAAG GTTGGAGAAAATGACTCAGTGATCATCATGACTCATGAACCAAATTGGTTGCTCGATTGGTACTGGGATGGTGTTTCAGGAAAGAATGTCTCACACCTGATATGCACTTATTTAAAAGGAAGGTGTAAACTTCGTATAGCTGGGGACTTGCATCATTATATGCGTCATTCATATGTTCCATCGGATGGGCCTGTTCATGTGCAACATTTACTTGTAAATGGCTGCGGCGGTGCATTTTTACATCCTACTCATGTCTTTAGTAATTTCAAAGAACTATATGGAACTAAGTATGAGACCAAGGCTGCGTATCCTTCTTTAGAAGATTCAAgcagg ATAGCATTGGGAAATATTTTGAAGTTTAGAAAGAAGAACTGGCAATTTGACTTCATTGGGGGCattatatactttatattGAGCTTTTCTATGTTTCCACAG TGTAAGCTCAACCACATCTTGCAAGCTGATACATTTTCTGGCCAGTTGAGGAGTTTCTTTGGCACAGCGTGGAATTCGTTTATGTATGTGCTGGAACACTCTTATGTATCCTTGGCAGGTGTTGTGGTATTGCTCATTGTGGCAATTGCATTTGTCCCACCTAAAGTATCTCGGAAGAAACAGGCTATTATTGGGATTCTTCATGTTTCTGCACACCTGGCATCAGCTTTAATTCTTATGTTGCTCTTAGAACTGGGTGTTGAGATGTGTATTAGGCATAATCTACTAGCAACTTCAG gatATCACACTTTATATCAGTGGTACCGATCAGTGGAAAGTGAGCACTTTCCAGATCCTACTGGCCTTCGATCTCGCATAGAACAGTGGACGTTTGGCCTTTATCCAGCATGCATAAAATATCTCATGTCTGCATTTGATGTCCCTGAG GTCATGGCTGTCACACGGAGTAATATTTGCAAGAAAGGGATTGAGTCGCTTTCTAGAGGGGGTGCTGTCATCTATTATGCTTCTGTCTTCCTCTACTTCTGGGTCTTTTCAACGCCTGTTGTTTCTTTGGTTTTTGGAAGTTACTTGTACATCTGCATTAACTGGTTTCACTTACACTTTGATGAAGCCTTTTCTTCACTCCGAATTGCTAATTACAAATCTTTCACACGGTTCCACATTAATAAGGATGGTGATCTTGAAGTTTTCACCCTTGCAGTTGATAAG ATACCGAAGGACTGGAAATTGGATTCAAAATGGGATGGGGAAGAGAAGCAGCCGCAGCAGTTGAGCCACCAGCGACGTTATCCTAGTAAATGGCGGGCAGCTACTTCTCAGCAGGACCCACTAAATACTGTTAAAATAGTTGATAGCTTTGTTATTAGACGGACAGAGAATCCGAACACTGGAGCAAGTAATGGTTCAGTCATTCACTGA